GATCCACGGATCGTCGCTTTCTAGAGCGACCGACACGGGGTGAGGTAGGGCTCTCCCACTACGCCACGGGCGCCATCGGGTACGATGGCGCTCAAGTGCATGTATGGCGTGGTGAGAGTCCCGGTTTGCCCGTTCGGTCGTCTCATCATCGTTTTTGGAAGGCCCGGTTGCCGCCGGGCCTTTCCGCTTGCTAAGGACAGTAGCGGTTCGCGTGCTCCTAGTGGGGCACGGTCTGCTCAAGCAGAAGAGTGGTGCCGTCGTGGATGCGCACGAACGGTCCGTCGCTGCGGAAGGCGTCGAGGATGCGCACGGCACGTGCCTCCGGAGCGGCCGCGGTGGCTTCTTCGATGGTCAGCCACTCCACAGCGACGGCCTCATCGCTCTCCCTGGGACCGCCGGCCACCGGGTGGCAGCGGAAGGCCAGGCTCACGACCCCGAGGGCCATGTTCTTGTAGACGCCGACCAACCGCTCCGGCTTGACCTCGATCCCGGTCTCCTCCAAGACTTCGCGGACCACGCCGGCCTCCGGTGCCTCATCCAGTTCCAGGACCCCGCCCGGCGGCACCCAACGGCCATCGTCAGCGCGCTGGATCATGAGCACCCGTCCGTCGGGCCGGACGACGACGCCGGTCACGCTGACGCTGTGCTTGGGCAAGTCGCTCATGTGTTCCCCTCCTGGCGCCAGGCGTAGGTCAGGCGCCACTGTGCGGCGGCCAGGACGTTGAGGCAGGTCTCTACCGGCCGGTCTTCGGAATCGAAGGCGGTGCGGAGGATCGCGAAGACCGGCTGCCCTCGGGCCATGTTGAGAAAGTCGGCCTCAGAGACCTCCGCCGGACGGACCTCGATGTCCTCGGTGAACCGCACCGGACCGAAGCCGCGGTCGGCGATGCGCGCGTACATC
This portion of the Nocardiopsis composta genome encodes:
- a CDS encoding UTRA domain-containing protein, with amino-acid sequence MYARIADRGFGPVRFTEDIEVRPAEVSEADFLNMARGQPVFAILRTAFDSEDRPVETCLNVLAAAQWRLTYAWRQEGNT
- a CDS encoding NUDIX domain-containing protein, producing the protein MSDLPKHSVSVTGVVVRPDGRVLMIQRADDGRWVPPGGVLELDEAPEAGVVREVLEETGIEVKPERLVGVYKNMALGVVSLAFRCHPVAGGPRESDEAVAVEWLTIEEATAAAPEARAVRILDAFRSDGPFVRIHDGTTLLLEQTVPH